A stretch of the bacterium genome encodes the following:
- a CDS encoding T9SS type A sorting domain-containing protein, whose protein sequence is MKKKFLLLAGSWVAGLAVAAAGGHLVPVKPSAAVLPAAPGRAGATDVGYIIGKVLDAGRGTPIANVEIHLLDSEWYAMSDDSGSFAFIDVPPGAYQVCATAMGYFSQTQTVILEEGQVGWVTFLLQRREYLPIALSAHPVGPNVHLSWSLQRPQTHVAHHNAKPVSGWFQKLRAGYGVLFDLSGFQGASLEQVDFNHYAWQVMHGPYLYRVHVYDMVDSTEVARIDGITSKDSYASPQWETAVDLGGLTGLSRVGIFIEPLSGSAEDAHPVISTDDHLPVFYGVNYLIEDLDHPFATLIDARTKNSGYGNFLIDLWINHNGTVQRIAGITAATPPVSASPGGPTRGVIPTAVEERRSAGVQSLHGFTIYRGSVDQPTRLSELARVAADQTSFLDTYAAQVSSFLYGVSALYDTLESSITLLRYYHPPVLSIAQAREDDNADGVPDRLGQSVTVEGVVSTQNYGRRGLTDFYLQDDHSGLHASSRALAVSLQPGQRVFVSGRIDTLNGLTDLVLMPGSVQIIAADAPLVKAALRKDEWAEEKESLLIQISGLTLIDPSSWPGAGQDGLVKMTDGQDTVQVCIDSNTDIAGSPTPSGFYTVTGVLDYTVANGWQIRPRRLDDFVLTVGVANSQAQSIGRHVLEQNHPNPFNASTTFIFSLSQAEPVRVLLRDVTGREVRLMFSGTLSAGVHRFNVDGRSLGSGLYFYQVETPSFRQCKKMTLLR, encoded by the coding sequence CGGTAAGGTGCTGGATGCAGGCCGGGGCACGCCGATCGCCAATGTGGAGATTCATCTATTGGACAGCGAATGGTATGCGATGAGCGACGACAGCGGTTCCTTTGCTTTTATCGATGTGCCGCCGGGTGCATACCAGGTATGCGCCACAGCCATGGGGTATTTCAGTCAGACGCAGACGGTGATCCTCGAAGAGGGACAGGTAGGCTGGGTTACCTTTCTGCTGCAGCGGCGGGAGTATCTGCCGATAGCTTTGTCCGCCCACCCCGTCGGCCCGAACGTTCATCTCTCCTGGAGCCTGCAGCGCCCGCAAACCCATGTCGCTCATCACAATGCCAAACCGGTGAGCGGCTGGTTTCAAAAACTGCGCGCCGGTTATGGGGTTCTTTTTGACCTCAGCGGATTTCAGGGCGCCTCTTTGGAACAGGTGGATTTCAACCATTATGCCTGGCAGGTGATGCATGGTCCGTATCTCTATCGAGTCCATGTCTATGATATGGTGGATTCCACAGAGGTCGCACGGATCGACGGCATCACGTCAAAGGATTCCTACGCATCCCCACAATGGGAGACCGCAGTGGATCTCGGCGGCCTCACCGGCCTGAGCAGGGTGGGCATTTTTATCGAGCCCCTGAGCGGCAGTGCGGAGGACGCCCATCCGGTCATTTCTACGGATGACCATTTGCCGGTCTTCTACGGCGTCAATTATCTGATCGAGGACCTGGATCATCCGTTCGCCACGCTGATCGATGCACGGACCAAGAACAGCGGTTATGGAAATTTTTTGATCGATCTATGGATCAACCACAACGGCACGGTCCAGCGCATCGCCGGAATTACCGCCGCCACGCCGCCGGTCTCTGCATCTCCTGGCGGCCCGACGCGGGGCGTGATTCCAACGGCTGTGGAAGAGCGCCGGTCGGCCGGCGTGCAGTCACTGCACGGCTTTACGATCTACCGCGGTTCTGTGGATCAGCCGACGCGGCTGTCGGAGCTGGCTCGAGTGGCTGCGGATCAAACCTCTTTTCTCGATACCTATGCGGCGCAGGTCTCTTCCTTTCTTTACGGTGTCAGCGCGCTGTATGATACGCTGGAATCATCTATCACCTTGCTTCGTTATTATCATCCGCCGGTTCTCTCCATCGCACAGGCCCGGGAGGATGACAACGCCGACGGCGTGCCCGACCGTCTGGGCCAATCGGTGACCGTGGAGGGCGTGGTCAGCACGCAGAATTACGGCCGTCGCGGTCTGACGGATTTTTATCTGCAGGATGATCACAGCGGACTGCATGCATCCAGCCGTGCGTTGGCGGTTTCGTTGCAGCCGGGACAACGTGTCTTTGTCAGCGGCCGTATCGACACGCTGAATGGATTGACCGATCTGGTCCTTATGCCCGGAAGTGTGCAAATCATCGCAGCGGATGCGCCTTTGGTCAAGGCCGCATTGAGAAAAGACGAGTGGGCGGAGGAAAAGGAATCCCTGTTGATTCAGATCAGCGGCCTGACGTTGATCGATCCCTCCAGCTGGCCTGGAGCGGGTCAGGATGGTCTGGTGAAAATGACCGACGGACAGGATACGGTGCAGGTTTGCATCGACTCCAACACGGACATCGCTGGTTCCCCAACACCCTCGGGATTTTATACGGTGACCGGCGTTCTGGATTATACGGTTGCCAACGGCTGGCAGATCAGACCCCGCCGGCTCGATGATTTTGTCCTCACCGTCGGTGTGGCGAACAGCCAGGCTCAATCCATCGGCCGCCATGTACTGGAGCAGAACCATCCCAATCCCTTTAATGCCTCGACGACTTTTATCTTTTCCCTGTCGCAGGCAGAACCAGTACGCGTGCTATTGCGCGATGTGACCGGCAGAGAGGTGCGGCTGATGTTCAGCGGCACGCTGTCCGCAGGCGTCCACCGTTTTAATGTCGACGGCCGTTCGCTGGGCTCCGGCCTTTATTTCTATCAGGTGGAGACGCCCTCTTTCCGGCAATGCAAAAAAATGACCCTGCTGCGCTGA